One part of the Actinotignum schaalii genome encodes these proteins:
- a CDS encoding formate--tetrahydrofolate ligase, translating to MSIELPLINAALAAGVPADAVIPFGRDRAKIDYRWVESLARPGIPGQQDTEPAQPGRTPAQPETGSVQRGRLVLLTAMSPTPAGEGKTTTSIGLADGLRYLGQRAVLALREPSLGPVFGLKGGAIGGGRATLTPADSINLHFNGDFAAIASAHNLLAAMTDNAVYFDTYDIDPATVSVRRVIDMNDRALRAILLSPSGRLDSAGPGAGTHSNPGAHATRATGFDIVPASEVMAAFCLASSFADLRERLDSMEVARTRAGKPVTAKDVGATGAMLALLAEAFSPNLVATREGTLALVHGGPFANIAHGCNSVMATRAALAMGEIAVTEAGFGADLGAEKFIDIMCRTSGLRPDAVVFVITLRALRYHGGIANAARHIQNLRAVWGQSVVVALNRFDTDTEADIAKVRTQFEELGVPVAVSEHFARGGEGAAPLAEAVLRALETPSRTTFTYPDNASLAEKITAVVRRVYGGASVTFTQEAREQLRDLEERGYGSYPVCIAKTPASFTTDPKRLGAPSDFDVPVREVHLSAGGRFVVVMAGSVMLMPGLPQEPSALAIDVDAAGNVRGIH from the coding sequence ATGTCTATCGAACTTCCCCTCATTAATGCCGCCCTCGCGGCGGGTGTGCCCGCCGACGCGGTTATCCCCTTCGGTCGGGACCGGGCGAAGATCGATTACCGCTGGGTAGAAAGCCTCGCTCGGCCGGGTATACCCGGTCAGCAGGATACTGAGCCAGCGCAACCCGGCCGCACGCCTGCACAACCCGAAACCGGCTCCGTACAGCGCGGCCGCCTCGTGCTGTTAACCGCCATGTCACCGACCCCGGCCGGGGAAGGAAAAACCACCACCTCCATCGGCCTGGCCGACGGCCTGCGTTACCTCGGCCAGCGTGCGGTGCTGGCCCTGCGCGAGCCCTCGCTCGGGCCCGTCTTCGGGCTCAAGGGCGGGGCCATTGGCGGGGGCCGCGCTACTCTCACCCCGGCGGACTCCATTAACCTGCACTTCAACGGCGACTTCGCCGCTATCGCCTCCGCCCACAACCTGCTGGCCGCCATGACCGATAACGCGGTGTATTTCGATACCTACGATATTGACCCGGCCACGGTGAGCGTGCGCCGCGTGATCGATATGAATGACCGGGCCCTGCGCGCCATCCTCCTCAGCCCCAGCGGGCGCCTGGATAGCGCCGGCCCGGGCGCGGGCACCCACTCCAATCCCGGCGCGCACGCCACCCGCGCCACCGGTTTCGATATTGTTCCCGCCAGCGAAGTCATGGCCGCTTTCTGCCTGGCCTCCTCCTTCGCGGACCTGCGCGAGCGCCTTGATTCCATGGAAGTGGCTCGCACCCGCGCCGGCAAACCGGTCACCGCCAAGGATGTGGGTGCCACCGGCGCCATGCTCGCCCTGCTCGCCGAAGCTTTTTCCCCGAACCTGGTCGCCACCCGGGAAGGAACTCTCGCCCTGGTTCACGGCGGGCCTTTCGCCAATATCGCCCACGGGTGCAATTCCGTGATGGCCACCCGCGCCGCGCTCGCGATGGGGGAGATCGCGGTTACCGAAGCGGGCTTCGGGGCCGACCTGGGTGCCGAAAAGTTCATTGACATTATGTGCCGGACCTCCGGGCTGCGCCCCGACGCCGTCGTTTTCGTGATTACCTTGCGCGCGCTGCGCTACCACGGGGGTATCGCCAATGCCGCTCGGCATATCCAGAATTTGCGGGCGGTGTGGGGGCAGTCCGTCGTCGTCGCCCTTAATCGTTTTGATACGGATACCGAAGCCGATATCGCAAAGGTGCGCACGCAATTCGAAGAACTTGGCGTGCCCGTGGCTGTTTCCGAGCATTTCGCGCGCGGCGGGGAAGGCGCGGCGCCACTGGCTGAAGCGGTTCTGCGCGCCCTCGAAACGCCCTCCCGCACCACGTTTACGTACCCGGATAACGCGAGCCTCGCAGAAAAAATCACCGCGGTGGTGCGGCGCGTCTACGGGGGAGCGAGCGTGACCTTCACGCAAGAAGCCCGCGAGCAACTGCGCGACCTGGAAGAACGCGGCTACGGCAGCTATCCCGTGTGCATCGCGAAAACTCCGGCTTCTTTCACCACGGACCCGAAACGCCTGGGCGCCCCCAGCGATTTCGACGTGCCGGTACGCGAGGTGCATCTCTCCGCGGGCGGCCGGTTCGTCGTCGTCATGGCCGGGAGCGTCATGCTTATGCCGGGTCTGCCCCAAGAACCGTCCGCGCTGGCCATTGACGTGGACGCGGCCGGAAATGTGCGCGGTATTCACTAA
- a CDS encoding sugar O-acetyltransferase codes for MTESNQLVPDPAPDPAPNAVAQPAPDAPQPSPTWQRMVAGKMYIADDPYLAKVRREGLTVQHELNATNPSDNETIRTIAARFFGSFDPSATVVPPVHCDYGANVHIGPEVFINSGAILLDVAPITLGRRVLIGPRVTITTAGHPVPPRLRAETDLEFGTAITIGDNVWIGASATIGPGVTIGENSIVGAGAVVMRDVPANCIVVGVPARVLRYFNNDDDARGQALLDAYVADMGPLS; via the coding sequence ATGACCGAATCGAATCAGCTCGTGCCGGATCCCGCGCCGGATCCCGCGCCTAACGCCGTCGCGCAGCCCGCGCCCGATGCGCCGCAACCTTCACCCACCTGGCAACGCATGGTCGCCGGAAAAATGTACATCGCCGACGACCCCTACCTCGCCAAAGTCCGCCGCGAGGGCCTCACCGTCCAGCACGAGCTCAACGCCACCAACCCCTCCGATAACGAAACGATCCGCACCATCGCCGCCCGTTTCTTCGGTTCCTTCGACCCGAGCGCCACCGTGGTCCCGCCCGTCCACTGCGATTACGGCGCGAATGTCCACATCGGCCCGGAAGTCTTCATCAACTCCGGCGCGATTCTGCTCGACGTCGCCCCCATCACCCTGGGCCGCCGCGTCCTCATCGGCCCGCGCGTTACCATCACCACCGCCGGCCACCCGGTTCCCCCGCGCCTGCGCGCCGAAACCGACCTCGAATTCGGCACCGCCATCACCATCGGCGATAACGTGTGGATCGGCGCCTCCGCCACCATCGGCCCGGGCGTCACCATCGGCGAAAATTCCATCGTGGGCGCCGGCGCCGTCGTCATGCGCGACGTCCCCGCGAACTGCATTGTGGTTGGGGTCCCGGCCCGCGTGCTCCGATATTTTAATAACGACGACGACGCCCGCGGCCAAGCGCTTCTCGACGCCTACGTTGCCGACATGGGCCCGCTTAGCTAA
- a CDS encoding NAD(P)-dependent oxidoreductase, translating into MMRIAIIGANGSAGKLLTQEAVARGHEIIAVTRSENETVAPVSLRRDVFDIERGDIAGFDAMVDALTPSADAGEDFPERAASHLIDLVSGLPTRLIVLDSGDGKVPAAVESARIAKWTYISPEVTSAELAVAVIEEIERGPLTAHIRQRVVVGEK; encoded by the coding sequence ATGATGCGCATTGCAATTATTGGAGCAAATGGCTCGGCCGGGAAGCTCCTCACCCAGGAAGCTGTTGCGCGCGGGCACGAAATTATTGCCGTGACGCGCTCGGAAAATGAAACGGTGGCGCCGGTTTCGCTGCGCCGCGACGTTTTCGATATTGAACGCGGGGATATTGCCGGATTTGACGCCATGGTGGATGCCCTCACCCCCAGCGCGGATGCCGGGGAGGACTTCCCCGAGCGCGCCGCGAGCCATCTTATTGATCTGGTATCCGGGCTGCCGACCCGGCTCATCGTGCTCGATAGCGGGGATGGGAAGGTCCCGGCGGCGGTGGAAAGCGCTCGCATCGCCAAATGGACGTATATTTCCCCGGAGGTGACCTCCGCGGAGTTGGCGGTGGCCGTGATTGAGGAAATCGAACGCGGGCCGCTGACCGCGCATATCCGCCAGCGTGTGGTGGTGGGTGAGAAGTAG
- a CDS encoding flavodoxin has product MIIYFSETGFTEEAAERLQGVVGGDIVRIAAAQPYTDDDLDWRVEDSRANLEQHGKLPAPELVEPVDLGGATEVFLGFPIWWGIPPKAVDSFLNSHDLGNARVHPFCTSGSSPMDEAEEYLRSAFPNIKWTDGLRFDDGLTEEDIRSWADA; this is encoded by the coding sequence ATGATTATTTATTTTTCTGAAACTGGCTTCACTGAGGAAGCAGCCGAGCGCTTGCAGGGCGTTGTTGGCGGTGACATTGTGCGGATTGCAGCAGCTCAGCCGTATACCGATGACGACTTGGATTGGCGGGTCGAGGATAGCCGGGCGAACCTGGAACAGCACGGAAAGCTCCCGGCCCCGGAACTTGTGGAACCGGTCGATTTGGGCGGCGCCACGGAGGTGTTCCTCGGTTTCCCGATCTGGTGGGGTATCCCTCCGAAAGCGGTGGATAGCTTCTTAAACTCGCATGATTTGGGGAACGCGCGCGTGCACCCCTTCTGCACCTCCGGGAGTTCGCCGATGGACGAGGCAGAGGAGTACCTACGCTCCGCTTTTCCGAATATTAAGTGGACAGACGGATTGCGTTTCGACGATGGCCTGACCGAAGAAGATATCCGCTCCTGGGCCGATGCGTAG
- a CDS encoding MFS transporter: MTDPHTVTGTRPIPPSDNNVVSTAASGATGGEVSLEKSAKKAAKSGFWGAVAEYYDFGLYGTASAVIFPSVFFGGGEDPTLANIASLASFGVAYLARPLGAIVLGHLGDAWGRKKTLLLTLGLMGFATLVIGFLPSYDSVGPAAGVILIVMRLIQGFSAGGEQAGSTAMTSELAPPEKRGRLVAFTMHGLLIGMLLGIAAFIPVSKDEEFLLGGGWRIPYFVAIPLVLYALWVRVKADEPREVYEALARNEGTTAQHPVQKTTEATTNKGSLGDLFKNHWRQVIRVMAMGQYAITGALLTNYMLNYGTTYWGWERSTLLALATLAMGIGVPIQPVWAALSDKIGRRPVYLMSMFSLVVLFPAIFWAIQLKNVPLLVVLLFIIGLTLAGGNVVQAPMYSEMFPTRLRMTGYAVSTQLGNIIVGFTPMIAAIIVRPGAFGWLPVLTFTTIMMGLGILSCLSTPETMGKVITADLEQEVRAEA, encoded by the coding sequence ATGACGGACCCACACACGGTAACGGGTACCAGACCGATACCGCCGTCGGATAACAATGTCGTATCAACAGCAGCCAGCGGAGCGACGGGTGGGGAAGTGAGCCTGGAGAAATCCGCCAAGAAAGCCGCGAAATCTGGTTTTTGGGGCGCCGTTGCCGAATACTACGACTTCGGGCTGTACGGAACCGCATCCGCAGTCATCTTCCCCTCGGTATTCTTCGGGGGCGGGGAGGATCCAACCTTAGCTAATATCGCCTCGCTAGCCTCATTCGGTGTTGCATATTTGGCCCGGCCTCTCGGCGCTATTGTGCTCGGCCATCTCGGCGACGCGTGGGGTCGGAAGAAGACTCTCCTCCTCACTCTCGGGCTCATGGGCTTCGCAACCCTGGTTATCGGTTTCTTGCCTTCCTATGATTCGGTTGGCCCCGCCGCGGGTGTCATTTTGATTGTGATGCGGCTGATCCAGGGCTTCTCCGCGGGCGGCGAGCAAGCCGGATCCACAGCGATGACTTCTGAACTGGCCCCGCCGGAGAAACGCGGCCGCCTCGTTGCTTTCACCATGCACGGGCTCCTTATTGGTATGTTGCTCGGCATCGCCGCTTTTATCCCGGTATCCAAAGACGAGGAATTCCTCCTCGGTGGCGGCTGGAGGATCCCCTACTTCGTTGCCATCCCGCTGGTGCTCTACGCCCTGTGGGTACGCGTCAAGGCCGACGAACCGCGCGAAGTATACGAAGCACTCGCCCGCAACGAGGGCACAACCGCGCAGCACCCGGTCCAGAAAACTACCGAAGCTACTACCAATAAGGGGAGCCTCGGCGACCTCTTCAAGAACCACTGGCGCCAAGTCATTCGCGTCATGGCGATGGGTCAATACGCGATTACCGGTGCGCTACTCACGAACTACATGCTCAACTACGGAACCACCTACTGGGGCTGGGAGCGTTCCACGTTGCTAGCGCTCGCGACCCTGGCGATGGGAATCGGTGTACCTATCCAACCGGTGTGGGCTGCGCTCTCGGATAAGATCGGGCGCCGGCCGGTGTACCTCATGTCAATGTTCAGCCTCGTGGTGCTGTTCCCGGCGATCTTCTGGGCAATTCAGCTCAAGAACGTGCCGCTGCTCGTCGTGCTGCTCTTCATTATCGGCTTGACCTTGGCCGGCGGAAATGTGGTGCAAGCGCCAATGTACAGCGAGATGTTCCCGACCCGCCTGCGCATGACGGGCTACGCGGTATCCACCCAGCTCGGCAATATTATCGTGGGCTTCACCCCGATGATCGCCGCCATCATCGTGCGGCCCGGCGCTTTCGGCTGGCTGCCGGTGCTCACCTTCACCACCATCATGATGGGGCTTGGGATTCTCTCGTGCCTGTCCACGCCGGAAACCATGGGCAAGGTTATTACCGCTGATCTGGAGCAGGAAGTAAGAGCGGAAGCCTAA
- a CDS encoding helix-turn-helix transcriptional regulator translates to MRTNLQFSQRLTDAIQALHAATDRRTIARYVVALLADVAPNADYIYFYAFLPRQNVFAVLGVYGFPHYNSTLVVEANSPFGRTLGRREQYWARTPAEVAELYSFPADSSLAYERMSPLFRFASAATHASAIIQPCIIGQELQGTLWLESHSRAGAFSATDRTRISQLSTLVALLLRAAPQATILNSDGLAEVWDVLPTTPTQITAETPENSASENTPSRTASRHAPALTLREKDVLTQIAQGCTNSEAAAALHISINTVRSHRRSLMRKFGTHNAVELLDAAAQYGFEPRR, encoded by the coding sequence ATGCGAACGAATCTACAATTCTCACAGCGTTTGACGGATGCTATCCAGGCGCTCCACGCGGCCACGGACCGGCGCACCATCGCACGTTATGTGGTTGCCTTGCTGGCGGACGTGGCGCCGAATGCGGATTACATTTATTTCTACGCCTTTTTGCCGCGCCAGAACGTTTTCGCGGTTCTGGGGGTTTACGGCTTCCCTCACTACAATTCCACCCTCGTGGTGGAGGCGAATTCGCCTTTCGGGCGGACCCTCGGGCGGCGCGAACAGTACTGGGCCCGCACCCCGGCCGAGGTAGCCGAACTCTATTCTTTCCCCGCGGATTCTTCCCTGGCTTACGAGCGAATGAGCCCATTATTCCGCTTTGCTTCCGCGGCCACACACGCCTCCGCGATTATCCAACCCTGCATCATCGGGCAGGAGTTGCAGGGCACCCTATGGTTGGAATCCCATTCGCGCGCGGGGGCTTTCTCCGCCACGGATCGGACGCGGATTTCCCAGCTCTCCACGCTGGTCGCTTTGCTTCTGCGCGCCGCGCCCCAGGCAACTATTCTCAACTCCGATGGTTTAGCTGAGGTGTGGGATGTACTGCCAACCACCCCCACTCAGATCACCGCGGAAACACCGGAAAATTCCGCCTCTGAAAATACGCCATCGCGAACCGCCTCAAGGCATGCCCCTGCTCTTACACTCCGAGAAAAGGACGTACTAACGCAGATCGCCCAGGGGTGCACGAATTCCGAGGCGGCTGCCGCCTTACATATTTCGATCAATACGGTGCGCAGCCATCGCCGCAGCCTCATGCGTAAATTCGGCACACACAACGCGGTGGAGCTCCTGGATGCGGCCGCTCAATACGGATTCGAACCGAGGCGTTAA
- a CDS encoding alpha/beta hydrolase domain-containing protein: MMNALALTVPVPDAAGPIPATATSHPFSSMRFAREPLDLAAYGYVEEEYFLSGNANIYGFAPEPDANGAGRGGRGEQADGAQPAACVVVEKEGIPYCTRVLVRRPAEGSSGTAWVSISNASQGYDIEDDWRRAWDYVMSKRHTYVSVTAKPIQISALQTFDPERYGKLSWGGKPRQIDAAEPGWNPFIQLDECEEGLAWDVIAQVSAWLRSPNSPVRVGRVFLMGQSQSSVYANTYLTYFHDVLRLASGAHPFDGYAPGVGSVYVKAINQNGTGVPPRILRTLTLGGTGTGTERRGAFVFHVVEPAQLDVPIISTSSEADVSLFGASPECLRLGDGPLRRHWHVKRSQHSDARSRVIPQNSEVVKAKRRPREMDTAFLEALSVLPIEPIITGSMAAVEKWAAEGAPAAPSTWFDADGDRWVQVGSGLLSGGIEVGLLAHPIADFLPGAPENPVYGLMTLHSRESILGRFASFEDYQAACDEVDDGLEGAGYLESVGRRLLHAVERELWERAVNGAPAPLSSPQGR, encoded by the coding sequence ATGATGAACGCACTAGCACTGACCGTACCGGTTCCCGATGCCGCGGGCCCGATCCCCGCGACCGCTACCAGCCACCCATTTTCCAGCATGCGTTTCGCGCGCGAACCGCTAGATTTAGCCGCTTACGGTTATGTGGAGGAGGAATATTTCCTTTCCGGTAACGCGAATATTTACGGTTTTGCGCCAGAGCCAGATGCAAACGGTGCGGGCCGTGGTGGCCGCGGGGAACAGGCCGACGGCGCCCAGCCGGCGGCCTGCGTCGTCGTAGAAAAAGAAGGAATCCCGTATTGCACCCGCGTCCTGGTGCGGCGCCCGGCGGAGGGAAGTTCGGGCACGGCGTGGGTGTCGATTTCGAATGCCTCCCAGGGGTATGACATTGAAGATGATTGGCGGCGGGCCTGGGATTATGTGATGAGCAAGCGGCACACTTATGTATCCGTGACGGCCAAGCCCATCCAGATTTCCGCTTTGCAGACCTTTGATCCGGAGCGTTACGGGAAGCTGAGCTGGGGCGGAAAGCCGCGTCAGATTGATGCCGCGGAACCGGGCTGGAATCCGTTTATACAGCTCGACGAGTGCGAAGAGGGACTGGCGTGGGATGTGATCGCGCAGGTGTCTGCGTGGTTGCGCTCGCCGAACAGCCCTGTGAGGGTGGGGCGCGTTTTCCTCATGGGGCAGTCGCAATCCTCGGTGTATGCCAATACGTACCTCACGTATTTCCATGATGTGCTGCGGCTGGCAAGCGGGGCGCATCCTTTCGATGGTTACGCTCCCGGGGTTGGATCGGTGTACGTCAAGGCGATTAACCAGAACGGGACCGGGGTTCCGCCCCGGATTCTGCGCACCTTGACCTTGGGTGGGACGGGGACCGGTACGGAGCGCCGCGGAGCTTTTGTATTTCACGTAGTGGAGCCGGCCCAGCTTGATGTGCCGATTATTAGCACTTCTTCGGAGGCCGATGTGAGCCTCTTCGGAGCGAGCCCCGAGTGCCTGCGCTTGGGAGACGGGCCACTGCGCCGGCATTGGCACGTGAAGCGCTCCCAGCACTCCGATGCGCGTTCGCGGGTGATTCCGCAGAATTCGGAAGTGGTCAAGGCGAAGCGGCGCCCGCGCGAGATGGATACGGCGTTCTTGGAGGCGCTGAGCGTGTTGCCCATCGAGCCGATTATTACCGGATCCATGGCCGCGGTGGAGAAGTGGGCTGCGGAGGGTGCACCTGCCGCGCCTTCTACCTGGTTCGATGCCGATGGCGACCGGTGGGTGCAGGTTGGTTCCGGTTTGCTTTCAGGCGGGATTGAAGTGGGCCTCCTGGCGCATCCCATTGCGGACTTCCTTCCGGGAGCGCCGGAGAATCCCGTATACGGTCTCATGACTCTGCACTCGCGCGAGTCGATTCTGGGGCGTTTTGCTTCCTTCGAGGACTACCAGGCCGCCTGCGATGAGGTCGATGACGGGCTGGAAGGGGCCGGGTACCTTGAGTCTGTGGGCCGCCGCTTGCTCCATGCCGTGGAGCGCGAGCTATGGGAGCGCGCGGTGAACGGGGCGCCAGCTCCGTTAAGTTCACCGCAAGGGCGGTAA
- a CDS encoding MFS transporter — MSSTANAPVTVTDQVTAENQVPASEREPATIWASREYRAWFAGDLLQDLGAGIAMFAFPLVCLAVTGSPVHAGTVGFFQGAGTLLGILPGGVLADRHNRRTLRLVSSGLGVLAQVALVAFLLTGTANVANLAALAFLDRLRNSLLSPASNSMLKQVVPGRLLPNAVAANQGRDAAVTLATGPAGGALLAINLYVPALAQIIGQVASMVATLRMRGDYRPGRRESSEGSARAGRLSRALAEFNESLRWIWDRTAVRVLLICACLLNLGLAGMMMSVTLGLASRGVTPALIGLLATALGCGALAGAMVAAKVVARVPSGVLIVAGFLLCAGVVALVPFLPGLGWIGAMYALMGLIIPAVNAAVMGLITLMTPNELMGRVGSVSQFFSSGAAAFAPALAGWGIGTLGWELTQSAFALPTALAAFAMLASAQVRRIPASPQWETYLEETGALSERD, encoded by the coding sequence ATGTCAAGCACGGCAAATGCGCCAGTCACAGTAACGGATCAGGTGACCGCCGAAAATCAGGTGCCCGCCTCAGAGCGTGAACCGGCCACCATCTGGGCTTCGCGCGAATACCGAGCCTGGTTTGCCGGCGACCTTCTCCAGGACCTGGGCGCCGGCATTGCGATGTTCGCTTTCCCGCTGGTCTGCCTGGCCGTGACTGGCTCGCCAGTGCATGCTGGAACCGTGGGCTTTTTCCAAGGGGCGGGCACCCTGCTGGGCATCCTTCCCGGCGGAGTTTTGGCCGACCGCCACAACCGGCGCACCCTGCGCCTGGTTTCCTCCGGCCTGGGCGTGCTCGCGCAGGTGGCGCTAGTGGCATTTCTCCTCACCGGCACGGCGAACGTGGCGAATCTTGCCGCACTTGCTTTCCTGGATCGCTTGCGCAATTCGCTGCTCTCCCCGGCTTCCAATTCCATGCTCAAACAGGTGGTGCCCGGGCGTTTACTGCCCAACGCCGTGGCCGCAAATCAAGGGCGCGACGCCGCCGTCACTCTGGCCACCGGCCCGGCCGGCGGGGCATTGCTCGCTATCAACCTCTACGTTCCGGCCCTCGCGCAAATCATCGGGCAGGTGGCGAGCATGGTGGCAACGCTGCGCATGCGCGGGGATTACCGGCCTGGGCGCCGCGAGAGCTCAGAAGGTTCCGCACGCGCCGGCCGCCTCTCTCGCGCGCTCGCGGAATTCAACGAATCCCTGCGCTGGATATGGGACCGCACCGCCGTGCGCGTGCTCCTCATCTGTGCCTGCCTGCTCAACCTGGGCTTGGCCGGCATGATGATGAGCGTGACCCTCGGCCTTGCTAGCCGCGGAGTCACGCCCGCGCTTATCGGCCTGCTCGCCACCGCGCTCGGTTGCGGGGCGCTCGCCGGGGCCATGGTCGCCGCCAAAGTGGTTGCCCGGGTTCCCTCCGGAGTGCTCATCGTGGCGGGATTCCTCCTGTGCGCCGGCGTCGTCGCCCTTGTGCCCTTCCTGCCTGGCCTGGGGTGGATCGGCGCGATGTACGCGCTGATGGGTCTCATTATTCCCGCCGTCAACGCGGCCGTTATGGGCCTCATCACGCTCATGACGCCCAACGAGCTCATGGGCCGCGTCGGGTCGGTCAGCCAGTTCTTCTCCTCCGGCGCGGCCGCTTTCGCCCCGGCGCTCGCGGGCTGGGGCATCGGCACTCTGGGCTGGGAACTCACCCAGAGTGCCTTCGCCCTTCCCACCGCGCTCGCGGCTTTCGCCATGCTGGCTTCCGCACAGGTCCGGCGCATTCCGGCCTCGCCGCAGTGGGAGACTTACCTGGAAGAAACCGGTGCTTTGAGTGAGCGGGATTAA
- a CDS encoding ArsR/SmtB family transcription factor — protein sequence MASSDGTPESSSTAPGTTTTETATRLNREQLRALSHPVRLSLLHTLSRLGHARAADLAEELDLPANSMSYHLRILARGGLIREDPTQARDKRDRVWTLTSPRMATDSSLPNPEYSKSVTAAGTAILEWATSLWLAAMTARTNHPEERPLFTSLHPAEVLLTREQAADLSKKMYELVEEYRVDNEAAAADRQEGATAENAAEDTADDATPFVTLQAIIPRSPHKDS from the coding sequence ATGGCTTCATCTGACGGCACCCCCGAATCGAGCAGCACCGCACCGGGGACCACCACTACAGAAACGGCGACTCGCCTCAACCGCGAACAGCTGCGGGCGCTTTCTCACCCGGTTCGTTTAAGTTTACTTCACACCCTGAGCCGCCTAGGCCATGCGCGCGCTGCTGACCTGGCCGAAGAGCTGGACCTACCCGCCAATTCCATGAGTTACCACCTGCGGATTCTGGCTCGCGGCGGCCTGATTCGTGAGGATCCCACCCAGGCGCGCGATAAGCGGGATCGGGTGTGGACGCTTACCTCCCCGCGCATGGCCACCGATTCCAGCCTGCCCAATCCGGAATACTCCAAAAGCGTGACCGCGGCCGGCACCGCAATTTTGGAGTGGGCCACTTCGCTGTGGCTGGCCGCGATGACCGCGCGCACCAATCACCCGGAGGAGCGGCCATTATTCACCAGTTTGCACCCGGCAGAAGTCCTCCTCACCCGCGAGCAAGCTGCCGATCTTTCCAAGAAAATGTACGAGCTCGTGGAGGAATACCGGGTGGATAATGAGGCGGCCGCAGCGGACCGCCAAGAAGGCGCCACCGCGGAAAATGCCGCGGAAGACACCGCGGACGATGCCACGCCTTTCGTCACCCTGCAGGCCATCATTCCGCGCAGTCCCCACAAAGATTCTTAG
- a CDS encoding GntR family transcriptional regulator — protein sequence MKPKYAAVYESLLATIATLQPGAKLDSELELSRKMDVAPMTVRRALTLLAQEGRTVGIPGKGTFVAAPPPEKTREPLPSLEDHLRTRLDTELIGCALQRASSAQREAFGLDAGEFVYLIRQLRTGPGVRGVEETHIDAKHFPDLLSEDLSRPVRDCLENAYGYHLMTTQLTLAHGTASADDAEVLEVEPGSGVLCLSWVSGDDSGKTLLRTRGVFAGELRLEAY from the coding sequence ATGAAGCCGAAATATGCAGCCGTGTACGAAAGTCTCCTCGCAACCATTGCAACGCTGCAACCCGGTGCAAAACTCGATAGCGAACTGGAGCTTTCGCGCAAAATGGACGTGGCCCCCATGACGGTGCGCCGCGCACTCACTCTGCTCGCCCAGGAGGGGCGTACCGTCGGCATTCCGGGGAAGGGTACTTTTGTGGCGGCCCCACCCCCGGAAAAAACGCGCGAACCGCTACCTAGCCTTGAGGATCATCTGCGTACTCGGCTCGATACTGAACTTATTGGCTGCGCTTTGCAGCGGGCCAGCTCCGCCCAGCGGGAAGCTTTCGGCCTGGATGCCGGTGAATTTGTGTACCTCATCCGCCAGCTGCGCACCGGGCCTGGTGTGCGCGGCGTCGAAGAAACCCATATCGACGCCAAGCATTTCCCAGATCTTCTTTCTGAGGATCTCAGTCGCCCGGTGCGGGATTGCCTCGAAAATGCCTACGGTTACCATTTAATGACGACGCAGCTCACGCTCGCGCACGGCACCGCCAGCGCGGATGATGCCGAAGTGCTCGAAGTGGAGCCGGGGAGCGGGGTGCTCTGCCTTTCCTGGGTGAGCGGGGATGATAGCGGGAAAACCCTACTGCGCACCCGCGGGGTTTTCGCCGGTGAGCTGCGGCTGGAGGCGTATTAG